The nucleotide window CATGGTCGAGCTTTACACCGCATTGGGCCTGGATCAGGAGGCGGCTCGCGCGGCCGCCGTGCTGGGTCACAACTTCCCCGGCAGCGACTGGTACGAAGACGCCTATGCCATGGCCGAGAAGGGCAACCTCAACCCCACCGGGCGGTCCAAGAAGTCGTGGACCGATTCGCTGACCTTCTGGTCCAGCGACAAGGACAAGGCCAAGGAAAGGTCCAAGCCCGCCGACCCCGCCAAGACCAGCGGCGGCTGGTTCAATTGGGCCAAGTTCTGGTAGATGCTGACCGCGCTGTCGATCCGCGACGTCGTCCTGATCGAGCGGCTTGATCTCTCCTTCGACTCCGGCCTGTCGGTTTTCACGGGCGAGACCGGCGCGGGCAAGTCCATCTTGCTGGATTCCTTAGGCCTCGCCCTGGGCGCCAGAGCCGAATCGGGCCTGGTCCGCCATGGCGCTTCCCAGGCCTCGGTCACCGCCGAATTCGATCCCCCCGCCGCCCATCCCGCCCGCGCCCTGCTGGCCGAGCAGGATGTGGAGGCGCGCGAAGGACCGCTGCTGCTGCGCCGGGTGCTGACCGCCGATGGCCGTTCAAAGGCCTATGTCAACGACCAGCCGGTCAGCGTCGGATTGCTGCGCAAGGTGGGCGACGAACTGGTGGAAATTCACGGCCAGTTCGAAAGCCACGGATTGCTCGATTCCTCCACCCATCTGGGCGTGCTGGATTCCTTTGCCGGACAGGCCGAGGCCCGCTCCGCGCTATCGGCGGCCTGGACCCTCTGGCGCGATGCCGCCAAGGCGCGCTCGCAAGCCGAGGCCGATCTGGCCAAGGCCAAGGCCGAGGAAGAGCATCTGCGCCAGATGCACGAGGACCTCGCCGCCCTGTCGCCCAAGCCGGGGGAGGAGGCGGAACTGGCCGCCAGCCGCGCCGTGATGATGCATGGCGAGAAGCTGCTGGAAGCCATGAATGCCGCGCAAGAGGCCTTGACCCATAAGGGCGAGGTCGAGGCGTCCTTGCGCTCCGCCTCCCGTGCGCTGGTGCGCGTCGCCGAACGGGCCGAGGGCAAGCTGGACCCGGTGATCGCCGCCCTGGACCGCGCCGCCCAGGAAGCCGCCGAGGCCACCAATCTGCTGGAACAGGCCTCCGCCGCAATCGATCTCGACCCCCGCCATCTGGAAAAGGTGGAGGAGCGGCTGTTCTCCCTGCGCGCTTGCGCCCGCAAGCATCAGATCGCCGTGGACGAACTGCCCCTGCTGCTCGACCGCCTGGGCCGCCAACTGGCCCAGCTGGAAGGCGGCGGCGATGGGCTGGCCCGCCTCGCCCGCGCCGAGCAGGCGGCGCGCACCCAGTATCTGGAACAGGCCCGCGCCCTGTCCAAGGCCCGCCTTGCCGCCGCCGCCCAGTTGGACAAGGCCGTGGCCGCCGAACTGCCGCCCTTGAAGCTGGATAAGGCCCGCTTCCAGACCCGTGTCTCACAGGTGGATGAGGCCCAGTGGGGG belongs to Paramagnetospirillum magnetotacticum MS-1 and includes:
- the recN gene encoding DNA repair protein RecN produces the protein MLTALSIRDVVLIERLDLSFDSGLSVFTGETGAGKSILLDSLGLALGARAESGLVRHGASQASVTAEFDPPAAHPARALLAEQDVEAREGPLLLRRVLTADGRSKAYVNDQPVSVGLLRKVGDELVEIHGQFESHGLLDSSTHLGVLDSFAGQAEARSALSAAWTLWRDAAKARSQAEADLAKAKAEEEHLRQMHEDLAALSPKPGEEAELAASRAVMMHGEKLLEAMNAAQEALTHKGEVEASLRSASRALVRVAERAEGKLDPVIAALDRAAQEAAEATNLLEQASAAIDLDPRHLEKVEERLFSLRACARKHQIAVDELPLLLDRLGRQLAQLEGGGDGLARLARAEQAARTQYLEQARALSKARLAAAAQLDKAVAAELPPLKLDKARFQTRVSQVDEAQWGPLGLDQVSFEVATNPGSAPGPLGKIASGGELSRFMLALKVVLARISSTPTIVFDEVDSGIGGAVAAAVGERLGRLAEGLQILVVTHSPQVAGRGRHHYRVAKADAGGKTTTGVDRLSAEQRREEVARMLSGETITDHARAAADALMG